Proteins encoded in a region of the Ziziphus jujuba cultivar Dongzao chromosome 3, ASM3175591v1 genome:
- the LOC107423371 gene encoding glycolate oxidase, producing the protein MGEITNVSEYEAIAKQKLPKMVFDYYASGAEDQWTLSENRNAFSRILFRPRILIDVSKIDMATTVLGFKISMPIMIAPTAMQKMAHPEGEYATARAASAAGTIMTLSSWATSSVEEVASTGPGIRFFQLYVYKDRHVVAQLVRRAERAGFKAIALTVDTPRLGRREADIKNRFTLPPFLALKNFEGLDLGKMDKADDSGLASYVAGQIDRSLSWKDVKWLQTITSLPILVKGVLTAEDTRLAIQAGAAGIIVSNHGARQLDYVPATILALEEVVKAAQGRVPVFLDGGVRRGTDVFKALALGASGIFIGRPVVYSLAAEGEAGVRKVLQMLREEFELTMALSGCRSLKEITRNHIVTEWDQPHPRPAPRL; encoded by the exons ATGGGGGAGATCACAAACGTGAGTGAGTATGAGGCTATTGCAAAGCAAAAACTGCCCAAGATGGTTTTTGATTACTATGCATCAGGAGCAGAAGACCAGTGGACTCTGAGTGAGAACAGAAATGCTTTCTCAAGAATTCT GTTTCGACCCCGCATTCTTATTGATGTAAGCAAAATAGACATGGCCACTACTGTGTTGGGCTTCAAAATATCAATGCCAATTATGATTGCTCCAACAGCCATGCAGAAAATGGCTCATCCTGAAG GTGAGTATGCAACTGCAAGAGCTGCATCAGCTGCTGGGACAAttatg actttgtcctcatgggCTACTTCCAGTGTTGAAGAAGTTGCCTCAACTGGACCTGGAATCCGCTTTTTCCAGCTCTAT GTCTACAAGGACAGGCATGTAGTTGCTCAGCTTGTGAGAAGAGCAGAAAGGGCTGGATTCAAGGCTATTGCCCTTACTGTTGACACTCCAAGGCTCGGTCGCAGAGAAGCTGACATCAAAAACAG ATTCACTCTGCCACCATTTCTGGCATTGAAGAATTTTGAAGGTTTGGACCTTGGCAAGATGGACAAA GCTGATGATTCTGGTCTTGCTTCTTATGTTGCTGGTCAAATTGACCGCTCTCTAAGCTGGAAG GATGTGAAGTGGCTCCAGACAATTACTTCACTGCCAATTCTTGTGAAGGGTGTTCTTACTGCTGAGGACA CAAGGCTAGCTATACAAGCTGGAGCAGCTGGTATTATTGTTTCCAACCACGGAGCTCGCCAACTTGACTATGTTCCTGCAACTATCCTGGCACTAGAAGAG GTTGTTAAAGCTGCACAAGGACGTGTTCCTGTATTTTTGGATGGTGGTGTTCGTCGTGGAACAGATGTCTTTAAAGCATTGGCACTAGGCGCCTCTGGAATATTT ATTGGACGCCCTGTGGTGTACTCCTTGGCTGCTGAAGGAGAGGCTGGTGTGAGAAAGGTACTCCAAATGCTGCGTGAGGAGTTCGAGCTAACCATGGCATTGAGTGGCTGCCGTTCGCTCAAAGAAATTACACGGAACCACATCGTGACTGAATGGGACCAGCCTCATCCTCGTCCAGCGCCCAGGCTATAG